The following is a genomic window from Balneola sp..
TGGAAAGCCAGGAAGTTGAGGAAGTACTGGTTGTTAGCAGAAGATCGGTGGGGGTGGATCACCCCAAATTGAAAGAGCTTTTAGTAGAAGACTTCTTCAACCTGACTCAAATCAAAGAAGAGCTTACGGGATACGATGCTTGTTTCTTCAGTTTGGGGGTTTCTTCAATGGGTAAAACAGAGGAAGAGTATGCTAAGATCACCTATGAGCTCACTCTGAATTTTGCCAACACACTGCTTCCACTTAACCCGTCAATGACGTTCATCTATGTATCCGGAAAAGGTACGGATGAATCAGAGCAGGGTAGTATGATGTGGGCAAATGTAAAGGGAAGAACGGAAAACGAACTTTCAAGATTAGGATTCAAAGCTTTTTATCGGTTCCGGCCAGGCTATATCCATCCCGAAAAAGGTATTGTATCGCCTATACGAACCTACAGGTTTTTTCATGCGCTCTTTAAGCCTATTTATCCAATGTTGAGAAAGAATACCAAATCATTGACAGATACAACCCGAATAGGTCAGGCGGTTATTCAATTGGTGAAAGGGGGATATGAGAAAGAGATTATCGATCCGGTGGATATTAATAGCCTTGCTGCTCGATAGATGAAATTCACCTTTACTTGATACTTTTGACCGAGCAAAAGTATCCAAAACCCGTCGTAAGAAATGTAGATACCGTTCTCGTTCTACACCGTCGCTGATTATCTCACCAAATCACGATCCTATCAACTACCAAAATAACTCCTACCGCATTTCTTCCGGAGTTGGTTTGGAAATTTTTCCTAGTTCCGCCTTAGAAATTAGAATGGGTACAGTGAATAGAAGTATTTGCGTACCCGAAGGGTGAATAAATCCACACCGGATGAAAAGAGTTAACGATTGAGGCAGATCGTGGACCTTTGGATTTATTCAGCATATACTTTATGAACGCCATTCAAATTTCGTAGCGGAGAGCTTTTGGTTCTGGAGCTTGCACTGAGGAAGCTCAGTGTCGGTACAAAAGAACATATTTCTGGTATCATTGATAAAAACTTCGATATAGTTTCGAGTTAATCCGCGAGCTTACCACTACAGATCCCGGATCAAGTCCGGGATGACTTAAAAAATAAATCTCAAACATTCCCCCCATCCTTTTTTCTTTCTACTTTTAGGAATGAGTGATGAAAGAACCGTACAAGTTGCCCTTATCCAAATGAGCTGTTCCTCCAATCCAGAGGAAAACCTGGAAAAGGTGAAGGACAAAATCAGAGAAGCTGCCAATAAAGGAGCCAGGATCATTTGCTTGCAAGAGCTTTTCCGATCATTGTACTTTTGTGATATCGAAGACTACGACAACTTTAAACTGGCTGAGCCCGTGCCAGGACCTACCACAGAGATGCTCCAGCCTCTTGCTAAAGAACTAGGAGTAGTGATCATTGTATCGCTATTTGAAAAAAGAGCAGAAGGGTTATACCACAATACAACAGCGGTTATCGATGCTGATGGCAGTTACCTGGGTAAGTACCGAAAAATGCATATTCCGGATGACCCTGGGTATTGTGAGAAATTCTACTTCACTCCGGGAGATCTGGGTTATAAAGTTTTCAAGACCAAATATGCTACTATTGGAGTATTAATTTGCTGGGATCAATGGTATCCGGAAGCAGCACGTATAACTGCGCTAAAAGGGGCAGAGATGTTGTTTTATCCAACAGCTATTGGCTGGCATAAAGATCAGGACCTTCAAACCAATGAAGAACAATACGAGGCCTGGCAAACGATTCAGCGCTCCCATTCAGTAGCTAACGGAGTTCCAGTCATTTCAGTAAATCGGGTTGGTATAGAAGGGGAGATGCAATTTTGGGGAGGTTCATTCATAACGAATGCCTTTGGAAAGGTTTTATTTCAGGCTTCATTCAATCAGGAAGAAGTTCATGTTCAGGAATTAGCATTGAATGAATCCAATCAATACAGAACGCACTGGCCTTTTTTAAGAGACCGTCGCATTGATTCTTACCAACCTATCACCCAACGCTTTTTAGACGAAGATGAACTGGATTGATGCTCCGGCCTCAATGATAAAGTCTGATTTCACTGGTTTTCCTAAAGAGAACGGGTATTATTTTCCTGCGGAATGGGAAAAACATGAAGCCACTTGGTTGAGCTGGCTCCATAACCCTGATACATGGCCTGAGAAAATAGAAAAGATATTCCCGGTGTATTGTGAATTCATACGCCTGATCGCAGAAGGGGAAAAAGTGAAAATCAATGTGAACTCAAAGAAAATGGCTAGCGAGGCTTTTCAAATGCTGAGCAAAGCGGGAGTGGATATAACCCAGGTGTATTTCTACCACAATCCAACCGATGATGCCTGGTGCAGAGATCACGGCCCGACTTTTCTGGTCAATAAGGATCCCTCAAAACCTAAGATTATAGTGGATTGGGAATACAACGCCTGGGGAGGTAAATATCCACCGTACAATCTAGACAATAATATTCCTTCACGAATTGCAGTAAAACAAGGGATGGCTTTTGCTCAACCAGGAATTATTATGGAAGGAGGATCCGTAGATTTCAACGGAGCAGGGGCAGTATTAACCACTATTTCCTGTTTACTGAACCCAAATCGGAATCCGACCTTATCGAAAACCGAGATAGAGAACTATCTGATTAATTACTATGGTGTTGAAGAGATAATCTGGCTAGGAGATGGAATTGTTGGAGATGATACCGATGGACATATTGACGATATAACACGCTTTGTGGACGAGAGTACGATCGTTACGGTAGTAGAAGAGAATGAAGAAGATGACAATTACGAACCGTTATTGGTTAATCGTGAATTGGTTAATGGTATTTCTATTAACCAATCACCATTAACCATAATCGAACTTCCAATGCCTTCACCTGTTTATTATGAGGGGCAAAGGTTGCCTGCTTCTTATGCTAATTTTTATATCTCTAACAAATATGTGATTGTTCCGGTATTCGATGATCCCAATGATGAAAGAGCATTATCAATTCTTCAGGATTGTTTCCCTGATCGTAAAACTGTTGGATTAGATGCGACGGATCTTATCTGGGGACTAGGAGCTTTTCATTGCCTAAGTCAGCAGGAGCCAGCAACTACTTAAATTCCATCTCAACTGGATATTGTACTTTTAACACTGAATGTTGCTCGAATTCAGTTTTATATAAGCTGATTAATGAATCAATCTTAAGGTTTTCAGAAGTAGTATTCTCATGGAGATATATTAAGGTCACTGACTTTTCATGATGTTTTACTCCTTCATCATCACTCCAAAATCCATTTCCTAAAATTTCTGTATAGCCAGAAAGTATTTCTTCGACATTTTTCTCTTTAAAAACCTCCCAGTCTTCTAAGGGAATTGGTTCACCTGTGGAAGTAGAAAGGCCGAAGTAGATTTCCGTTTTAACACTGGAAGTAGCTTCAGGATTGGAACAGCACATAACCAGTATTCCTGAAAATATGATTATTGCTTTTATTTTGACTGAGCTCATTTTAATTATTCCTTATTGGGTGATGTTGAAAAACGGTTTTAATATAAAAAGGTACAATCTAAGCAGTATCAACAGAATTAGAACGATCTTCCTTTTTTATTTCTAGATAATAGATATAGACTAGAAGCATCAGAAGAATAGAACTGAAAGAAGAGAATATGTGAACAATCATTTCGAGGAATATATTATCTGGTAGATCAAGGAAATATCCAATGATAATAAAGGGGAGCTCCAATATGAGGGTGGCTAGTAGGATTCGAAAGAACTTAATTTTAGCCTCAGTATAACTGAGATACATTGCTTCTTTAATGGATAGCTTCTCAAAAACAACAATAACAGGAGTAAATATGAAATAAACAGAGACCAATAATCCGGGAATAATAAAGAGAAAGAAACCCATTATTGTTAGTGCATGATAACCGAAATAAACTATTGTAAAACTCTTAAATACATTTTTAAACTTATCAATAATCTCATTACGGTCATTCGGTAGAGAGTAGAAAGCCACTTCAGCAAGCAATAGAGTAAGCAACAAAAGGGCGAATACGAATAAGAAATTTACTATTCCTACTATTATTCCATTAAGCGAAAAAAAAGGGCTAATTGTCCATAATATCTCTTGCAAAAAATGAACTACAAGAAATTGTAAGACAAGTAAAGGCAAAAGGTAGGATATAAAGAGTGTGCGATGCCTGTTAAATAAGTAAAAAACCCTGATGATATCGTAAGTACTATTTTGCTTCATCAAATGATTTATAGATAAATCGTCTTTTAAGATCCGTTGTAAATAAAGAATTTAATTTTAGATGTACTAGTTCAATCTGGTGCTAACCCTGATTGGGATTAAGGAATTTTCTTTTTTGAGTCAGCAGGAACCTTAATAAAAAAAAGCCCTAATTAAATCAGGGCTTTTAAAATGGGTTGAACTAAAATTAGTTTGACTTAGGACCATCCCAGTCCGGGATTCCAAAACCTTCTAAAGAAGCTTTACGAATTGGTTCTACCGCATCATTTACTGCCTGTAATCCAAAGTCTAATCCGGAAATAGTTCGAAGCGGACGTGTTCCTGGTTCCATGTTAATCAGTTTTTCGAAATCTTTAACTACAATCATTGGATCAGTAGCTTCAGGAGTATTCTCAAAGAGGTCAAGTACCTGGTTGGTAAATCCTTCACCAAATTCTTGTACGTGCTGGTAGGCAGCAGCAGCTTCAGGGTTAGATGGAGGGGTCATATTTCCAAAGAAGCTTGTTTTAAATGGACCTGGCTCAACTAAAACTACATCTATGCCAAGAGGAGCAAGTTCATATCTCATAGCTTCACTTAAGCCTTCTAATCCCCATTTACTTGCATTATATACTCCAAACCCAGGGAATGCTGCACGTCCAGCAGTTGAGCTTACCTGAATGATTAATCCTGAGCCCTGAGCTCTCATTCCGGGAAGTACTGCATTAGCAGTTCGAACGGTTCCAGCGATATTAATATCTAACTGTGCTAGCACATCATCTCCGCTAAATGCTTCAATCGGTCCGCCAAATCCTGAGCCAGCATTATTGATTAATACATCAACTCCAGCTGTTTGAGCCAGAGCGGCTTTAATACTTTCGTCTGATAGTACGTCCAGTTCCAGGACATCAATGGTTACGTTGTTTTCTTCAGCAAATGTTTTTAGAGCGGTAGCAGCTTCGGCGTTTTTGCCATCGGTATTTCTCATGGTTGCATACACATGATGACCTTGTTCGGCTAAATATTTAGAAGCGTCAAAGCCAAATCCCGAGCTGGTTCCTGTAATAAGTATTCGTTTCATTGTAATAGTAATAATGGTTGTTTGTTTATTGAATAATGGTGCAGATTGAACTGCTTTTTGATTCAGAAATAATTAAATCAAATCCGAGTCGAATTAAACAAACACCGTGCTAAATAATCGTTAATTCTGATAAGAAGAATCTATCAGGTTGATTAGCTCAGGAATTTGGCCGGTAGAAATTCCAGGTTGTGAATGTATTACCAACCTCTGCTTGGCCAATAATCTCATATCCAAATCGTTGGTAAAAAGCTACGTTTTTGGATACCTCAGTGGATAAAGTAACTCCTCTCGACTCCTCCAACTCTTTTGAAAATTGATGGACATGATTGAGTAATAATTTACCCAGGCCCAATCCTTGAGCTTCTTTTTTAACACCAATCATATTCAAATGAATATGTGGTTCTGCCACATCAAACTGAGAGCAGATAGTGCCAAATTGTTCGTACCTGCCGCGGGCTTCCTCACCAAGTTCCTGCCAGATCTGCTTTTTTGCTAGTTCTATTTCAGGCACATCTACAGATTTGAAAGGAATGGAGACAGTAGCAACTGCTTTGAGATCTTCTTGTTCGAAAACACCAAACATATATTCATTCCGAAGAACGCGATTCAATACAAAAAAATGGATAAGCTTCCTGTATTTCGAATCATAGTCAGTAGTGTCACCCAATACATATTTCATAACCGGGTATTCAAAGAACGCATCACAGAATATGTCTACAACCTGTTCAATATCTTTCCCAGGGATTTGTACTACTCTATTTTTCGAATCATTCATCATAGCATAAACTTATGGCTACCAAAGGTATTGCTATGATTGATTATAGAAATACTATTAAATAATTACACATAGTTTACTGCAAGATTTTTTGGTTATTCGTTAATGGTTATTGGTGAACTCCCTTACCAATAACCATTAACGAGTAACTCTTAAGATCAGTAAGTAATTCATGCATACTAATTCATCCTACTTTATGGAATAAAAACTCAAACTACAGAGAGGCTTCAGGAATTTCACCTTTAAATGGGCCAACAATTTCTGAGGTAATCCATCCGCCATAAAATCCACCAGGCTGAGGACGCACTTTTTCTCCGTCAACATAGCAGTCAAGGTGAGCAGGATAGAACGAGAGGTATCCAGCTATTGCTGAGAAATCCTCAAAGGGATTAGGATAGCTCCAGGCTACTTTTCTTAAAATCCCGGTACCGGCTATCACATCCCAGTATTGGGCAGCTCCTTTCCATTCACAAAGAGAAGCCCCTCCAGATGGTTGCAAAAAATCCATATTTAAAGAATCTGGGGGAAGATAGAAAGTAGGGGGACTGGCAGTTTCTAAAATTCGGATAGCTCTACTGGTTTCTGAAATTATAATTCCTTCTGATTTGACGACAACTGTTCTGGAATCAGCTACAATCTTGGGAGGCCTTGGGTAATCCCAAACAGATTCTTGTCCTGATTCAGGCTCTAATGCAAAAGGAGGTCGTTTTTGACCACGGTATTCCCATTTGTCTCTGTTTGCTTTAATCCAGTTTGGTATTTTAGCCATGAATAATTGTTTGAGATATTTTTTTATGGACAATTACTACTTAAAAATGGTTTCAAGCTTACAAGTTTTGACTTCAAATTTTATGTAAAAAGCGCTACCATAATTAGCTGAATTCATTAAAACTGGTACTTAATCTCTATCCATGGATGTTCATTTTGAGTTAAATGAAGTAACCGCCAAGCTTCCTAAACATCTGCACAAATTTATAGTCCGGCAACCCTATGAGGATTATACTGCGCAAAACCAGGCTGTATGGCGCTATGTGATGCGAATGAATGTAGACTACCTGAGCAAAGTAGCACATGGTTCTTATATCGAGGGACTGGCAAAAACAGGGATCTTTGTTGATGAAATTCCTAGGATGGAAGGAATGAACCGCATTCTTAAGGATATCGGATGGGCGGCTGTATCAGTAGATGGTTTTATCCCGCCCAATGCTTTTATGGAATTCCAAGCCTACAATGTATTGGTGATCGCATCTGAGATGCGAACCATTGATCATATTGAGTACACTCCAGCTCCGGATATTATACATGAAGCAGCAGGGCATGCTCCAATCATAGCCAATCCTGAATATGCAGAATATTTGAGGAGGTTTGGAGAAATTGGTAGTAAGGCGATCTCATCGGCTAAAGATTACGAGATGTACGAAGCCATTCGCTTACTATCTATTCTTAAGGAAGACCCCAACTCATCTCAAGATGAAATAGATAAAGCTCAACAGCAGGTTGAGCATCTACAGGAAAATATGGGTGAACTTTCCGAAATGGCTATGATCAGAAACCTTCATTGGTGGACTGTCGAGTATGGATTAATCGGAGATCTTGAAGATCCAAAGATTTATGGAGCTGGACTGCTGTCCTCAATAGGGGAGAGCAAATGGTGCCTGCAACCAGAGGTTAAAAAGGCGCCTTATTCTTTAGATGCTGTGTATCAGAATTTTGATATCACTAAGCCACAGCCTCAGCTTTTCGTTACTCCTAATTTTGCTTTCTTAAGTCAGGTTTTAGAAGAATTTGCGAATACTATGGCTTTGAGAACAGGAGGATTAAAAGGTGTACTCAAACTCATTGATTCGGGGAGTCTTGGTACCGTTGAACTAAGTACCGGAGTTCAGATTTCCGGCACTTTTACTGAGGTAATAAAAGATCAAAATGGCAACGTCGCCTATTTAAGAACAACAGGCCCAACAGCTCTAGCTAATCGAGACAGAGAACTTATAAAGCATGGAACATTTTACCATACGGATGGTTTTGGGAGTCCTGTAGGAAATCTAAGGGGTATAAACCTACCTATTGAAGATATGTCTCCAAGAGATCTTGAGGCTTATGGTATTTATGAAGGCAAAGAGGTTTCTCTCGAATTCGAAAGCGGCGTGAAAGTTGAAGGGAGGATCGTTACAGGAACCAGGGATATTCGAGGTAAGATCCTATTAATAACCTTCGAAGAATGCACCGTTAGCTTTGAAGATCGAATACTCTTTAAACCTGAATGGGGAGTATATGATATGGTTATTGGGAAAGAAATTGTTTCAGCCTTTGCCGGTCCTGCTGATGTGAACTCTTTCGAAGAGATAGGGAAAGTATCAGAAACGAAGACCCATAAGATTAGCTACTCTGATTCTGAAAAAGTATTGTTTGATTATTACACGACAGTAAGAAAGCTGAGAGAAAATGAAGATATTACTTCAGAAGATCTCAAAGAGATATCTGAGAGAATAAGGGCGGACTTTCCGAAGGACTGGCTACTCCCACTTGAGCTTTATGAATTGGCTTCAAAATATGAGCTGGAAATACAGGATGAACTGTTGTCTTATCTGGATAACTTAAAACAAGATGAGTCACTTAAAAAACTCATTGAGAATGGGTTAGAGATCATTCAAAAAAATGAGCTGCAGGGAGCTTAAGAGTCTGGATCTGGTATTTATCTAATAGTAAGTTCCGGAGTTACTAACAAATGCGATTTTTTTACTATCGGGTGACCAGCTTGGTACATTCATCGTTCCCTGCCCACCATATACATAGGCGATAATTGTTGGCTCTCCACCTTCAATAGGCATCAGTCGAAGCATTACTTCTTTATAAAAAGGGTGTTGAGAAGGCTCAACATCGGTTCCAAAACTGATAAAAGCTATCCATTTTCCGTCAGGTGAGATATGTGGAAACCAATCATTAAACTCTTCATCAAATGTTAATTGAGTTTCATTCGAACCATCAGCATCCATTCTCCAAATCTGCATAGCACCAGTCCGGTCGGAATTAAAATAGATGTATTTTCCATCTGGTGAGTACTCAGAGCCGTCATCTAAACCTGGGGTGTCTGTGAGCTGGATTTCTTCCATGGTATTAATATCAGCAGAGTAGATGTCATATTTCCCATTTCTGAAACCTGTAAAAGCAACTCTGCTATTATCAGGTGATATTCCATGAAGGTATGAAGCTCCTATGCCCGATTTTGTGACTTGTTTGAGACTGTCACTCCCATTACTTGGAAGTATGTATATAGTTGAATTATTGTCGTCGTCGGGATTATGATTGCTTATTCCAAGCAACTTTCCATCAAATGATAACACATGGTCATTATTGTTATTAACGGCGAAACCTGAATTGAGTAGTTCTATTTTTTCCTTTTCAAAGTGATAGGTATATAGATAGCCATTAGAATTATAGATCAGGCTTTCTCCATCAACAGTCCAGTTCGGAGCCTGAATAGAATGTTCAGACTCAAATAAAACCGTTCTATTTCCAGTCTCAATATTAAGGATTTCCATCCTGCTACCCAGGTATTGTTGATATTGAATTAAATCTTCCGGAGCAGGTTTTATAATCCTGACATTTCTAAATTTGGCTTGTTCAATAACATCCGGATTATGTGCACATACATAAATGCCAGCCAGAACTTCATTTTTTAAATTAACCTCAGAAGTTTGGACAACAGAGAAAGGGTTTCCTTTTTTAGCTGTTGAAAATATATAGGTGTCACCAATTCTGGCCAATTGGATTACATTCGCAGAGCTATCCTTCGATACAGTTTCCTCTGTAGGGCCGTTAAATTCTTTTCTGTATTGCAGCGATACTAATCCGTCTCCATGAACGGTACCATTAACCATTGCTGAATGAGAGGAGAGGTTGTTCCTGACTGCCCAGCCAACCTTACGATGTGGATCAACTCCTTCACCAACAAACTCAATTTCTGCTCTAAGTATGAAATCTCCTTGAACAGCTTTCCATAGAAAGTGCATTTCGTCTGTTTCGGCCCACATGTTAAAACCGGATCCTGTAATCATATATTCTTCTGTTTCGTGATTGTACTCAACTGAACCAGCATGTTTTACCTCACCTATATCTATGGAGTTGTCAAATATTCCTAATTGGTAGTCGGGTAGTACATCATCAGGGATTGAACAGAACATGAAAAGGCTGATTACCGGAATCAATAATACCAGGTGTTTGACATTCATAAAGCGAGTAGGTTGGAAGTGTAATAGGCTGAACGAGTATATAGTAAAATGAATTGATTAATCCTACTTATAGAACTTTAAATTGAGTTACAATTGGTAAGAGATGAAGAGAGAAAAGAAAACTTCGACTCCTGACAGAATCAGAAAAATATGCTCATCGTCCTAAGGCCAAGAGGTCCATTTACTACTTTAAAAGGCTCGCCAAATTCAAACCCTCCTAAGTGACCAAAATAGCGGGCTCTGGCTTCCAATTGTTTAAAGTATCTATTTGAAGAAATATAGGTCTCCGGTTCGCTACCGGGTTCAGTTACATTAAACTGGGTGTCAAATGCGAGAATAGCCTTTTTCTTTTGCTCCCAATGCTCAGAAATATCCAGTATAAAATCTGGATCAAATGGGCGGTCCTGCATGTATTGAATGATATGCCCAGGCCTCCATGCAGATTGTTGATTCCCGTTATCATCAATACTTTCAAGCTTACTTAACCCTGAGTAGAATAGAGCATCGATGCATAATTGAGTTGCCTTACTATGGTCAGGATGACGATCATAAGAAGCCCCAATAATACATAGCTTGGGGCGCTTAGCGCGAACTTCACGAATGATCGCTAGTTGATTTTCTTCCGAGTTTTCCAGAATAGAATCACCAAGATTTAGATTAGTGCGATAGGAAATACCCAGTACTTTGGTTGCTTCTTCTACTTCTTTTGCTCTGATTTCTGCCGTACCTCGTGTTCCCATTTCTCCTTTAGTCAAATCCACCAGGCCCACAGAAAGACTTTCTGAAACTAACCTGGAGATCGTACCCCCGGCATTTAGTTCCGCATCATCAGGATGAGCAGCAAAGACGAGTACATCTAGATCCATTCTTTTTTAAAGAAAGTAAGAAGTTTTTGATATGAACCTAAATTTCAAATTTGATAGGCTTTATAAAAACTCTATTAAATTTGGACATATGGTTTACATTTTCTATCCACTTAGGGTGCCGCAGCGTTATTGGTTATTTGTTGATCACGTTACCAATAACAAATAACCATTGGGCAATCATTTATTGTACTTTACAAAAGTTTTTTAATTTTGAACTTTCTGAAACGAAAAGGAATTTGTCTCGTACGGATTTCGCATTGTTCAACATTCTTTCCACTATGAGATTTTTAAATAGCTTTTTCGAAGGGCTTCGGGTAGCTCTTCGGGCCCTCGCCATTAACAAGGTTCGCTCAGTGTTGACCGCTCTTTGTATCATTATTGGAATCACCATGGTTACTGTAGTTGATTCGGTTACAACCGGAATGGATGAGAATTTCGAAAATAGTATGGCTATGCTGGGTCGAAATGTAGTATATGTTGAAAAATGGCCATGGGATTGGGGAGATTTAGAATGGTGGGAGATTGCAGGACGTAAAGAAATGCAATTGGATTATGTTGAATTCCTCGACGAAAATAGTCGCCTGGCTAGTGATGTAGCCGCATCAGCTAATCAAAATGTATCTATCCGCTATAAAGATAAAAATGCTGATCAGGTTGGGATTAATGGGGCTACGGCGAATTATTTAAATATACAGGGATTGAATATTGAACGAGGACGAATGTTCACCGAAGAGGAGGCAAGGTCAGGGGTAAAGGTTGTTATCATAGGTAAATCTCTCCAAGAAGGCTTATTTGAGGAAGAGGATCCGTTGGGGAAAGAAATACGACTTGGAGGTCAACGGTTTACAGTAATTGGAATTCTTGAAAAACAAGGGAGTTTTCTCGGTTTAGGGGATGCTGATAATCGAGCAATTATACCAATTACAGCCTATGGAACTATTTATGGATTGAGGTGGGGGATACAAATTGGAGTGAAGTTTCCGGATGAGCAAAGTGCTATCGACGGAGAATATGAAATTGAAGGGCTTATGCGAAGAGTTCGAAACATTGATGCTGCTGAAGACAATGACTTTGCAATTAATAAACCTCAGGCCTTTGAGGAACAACTCGCTGGCTTCAAAAATGGAGTATATCTTGGAGGTTTTGTTTTGGTAGGGCTTTCTCTTCTGATTGGAGGTATTGGAATCATGAATATCATGTTTGTATCGGTAAGAGAACGAACTAAAGAAATAGGAATTCGAAAAGCAGTGGGTGCTAAATCATGGGAAATACTCACACAATTTTTAATTGAAGCTGTAATGATATGTATGCTTGGAGGGTTGTTTGGTGTAGTTCTAGCTTCTTTTTTTACCGTAATGATTGACCAAGTATTTACGGCCACAATGAATTTAGGAGTAGTACTTTTTGCTTTTGTTCTTTGCTCTTTAGTTGGAATTACTTTTGGTTTTATTCCCGCTTACAAAGCTGCAAAGTCTGATCCTATTGAATCCCTAAGATTTGAATAATGCAGTTCACCGAAACTTTTAAGCAGGCAACCGATTCTTTAAGAGCGAATAAGATACGCTCTTTTCTCACTCTCTTAGCTTTGGTAATTGGAGTATTTTCAGTAATTGTTTCCACTACTGCAGTTGCTGTGCTGGACAATTTCTTCACCAATACAATGAGTATTCTGGGAAGTGATGTAATTACTGTTCAAAAAAATCCCGCAGTTCAAATGGGGCCGAATGATCCCAGTTTAAGGAATAGGAAGAATATCAAATTTGAGGATGCAGAAGATCTTCAGGATCGTGCGCAAATAGCTGAAGGAATATCTCCATTAACTACCTTTAGTTGGACCAAGATAACCTATGGGGATCAAGAGACAGACCCGGATGTTATGATTCGGGGTAGCAATGACGAATTTATCGAAAACAATG
Proteins encoded in this region:
- the bshB1 gene encoding bacillithiol biosynthesis deacetylase BshB1 translates to MDLDVLVFAAHPDDAELNAGGTISRLVSESLSVGLVDLTKGEMGTRGTAEIRAKEVEEATKVLGISYRTNLNLGDSILENSEENQLAIIREVRAKRPKLCIIGASYDRHPDHSKATQLCIDALFYSGLSKLESIDDNGNQQSAWRPGHIIQYMQDRPFDPDFILDISEHWEQKKKAILAFDTQFNVTEPGSEPETYISSNRYFKQLEARARYFGHLGGFEFGEPFKVVNGPLGLRTMSIFF
- a CDS encoding biopolymer transporter TolR, which produces MNVKHLVLLIPVISLFMFCSIPDDVLPDYQLGIFDNSIDIGEVKHAGSVEYNHETEEYMITGSGFNMWAETDEMHFLWKAVQGDFILRAEIEFVGEGVDPHRKVGWAVRNNLSSHSAMVNGTVHGDGLVSLQYRKEFNGPTEETVSKDSSANVIQLARIGDTYIFSTAKKGNPFSVVQTSEVNLKNEVLAGIYVCAHNPDVIEQAKFRNVRIIKPAPEDLIQYQQYLGSRMEILNIETGNRTVLFESEHSIQAPNWTVDGESLIYNSNGYLYTYHFEKEKIELLNSGFAVNNNNDHVLSFDGKLLGISNHNPDDDNNSTIYILPSNGSDSLKQVTKSGIGASYLHGISPDNSRVAFTGFRNGKYDIYSADINTMEEIQLTDTPGLDDGSEYSPDGKYIYFNSDRTGAMQIWRMDADGSNETQLTFDEEFNDWFPHISPDGKWIAFISFGTDVEPSQHPFYKEVMLRLMPIEGGEPTIIAYVYGGQGTMNVPSWSPDSKKIAFVSNSGTYY
- a CDS encoding FtsX-like permease family protein: MRFLNSFFEGLRVALRALAINKVRSVLTALCIIIGITMVTVVDSVTTGMDENFENSMAMLGRNVVYVEKWPWDWGDLEWWEIAGRKEMQLDYVEFLDENSRLASDVAASANQNVSIRYKDKNADQVGINGATANYLNIQGLNIERGRMFTEEEARSGVKVVIIGKSLQEGLFEEEDPLGKEIRLGGQRFTVIGILEKQGSFLGLGDADNRAIIPITAYGTIYGLRWGIQIGVKFPDEQSAIDGEYEIEGLMRRVRNIDAAEDNDFAINKPQAFEEQLAGFKNGVYLGGFVLVGLSLLIGGIGIMNIMFVSVRERTKEIGIRKAVGAKSWEILTQFLIEAVMICMLGGLFGVVLASFFTVMIDQVFTATMNLGVVLFAFVLCSLVGITFGFIPAYKAAKSDPIESLRFE